The following proteins come from a genomic window of Ovis canadensis isolate MfBH-ARS-UI-01 breed Bighorn chromosome 22, ARS-UI_OviCan_v2, whole genome shotgun sequence:
- the ITPRIP gene encoding inositol 1,4,5-trisphosphate receptor-interacting protein isoform X1 produces MYGAALQRKAAAMALGLFRVCLVVVTAIINHPLLFPRENATVPENEEEIIRQMQAHQEKLQLEQLRLEEEMARLAADKEAEKEALEQVAEEGQQQNESRTAWDLWSTLCMILFLVIEVWRQDHQDAPSPECLGSDEDELPDLEGAPLRGLTLPNRAALDHFYERCIRGATADAARTREFVEGFVDDLLEALRSLCSRDSDMEVEDFIGVDSMYENWQVNKPLLCDLFVPFMPPEPYHFHPELWCSSRSVPLDRQGYGQIKVVRADEDTLGCICGKTKLGEDMLCLLHGRNNVVRHGSKAADPLCAPNSPYLDTMRVMKWFQTALTRAWHRIEHKYEFDLAFGQLDTPGSLKIRFRSGKFMPFNLIPVIQCDDSDLYFVSHLAREPGGGTRASSTDWLLSFAVYERHFLRVTSKALPEGACHLSCLQIASFLLSKQNRLTGPSGLGNYHLKTALLHLLLARRPAEWKAEQLDARLHELLCFLEKSLLEKKLQHFFIGNRKVPEAMGLPEAVRRAEPLNLFRPFVLQRSLYRKTVDSFYEMLKNAPALISEYSLHIPSDHASLPPKTVIL; encoded by the exons ATGTATGGGGCAGCCTTGCAGAG GAAAGCTGCCGCCATGGCCCTGGGGCTTTTCCGGGTGTGCCTAGTTGTGGTGACGGCCATCATCAACCACCCGCTGCTGTTCCCACGAGAGAACGCCACGGTCCCCGAGAACGAGGAGGAGATCATCCGTCAGATGCAGGCGCACCAGGAGAAGCTGCAGCTGGAGCAGCTGCgcctagaggaggagatggcgCGGCTGGCGGCCGACAAGGAGGCCGAGAAGGAGGCATTGGAGCAGGTGGCAGAGGAGGGCCAGCAGCAGAATGAGAGCCGCACCGCCTGGGACCTGTGGAGCACTCTCTGCATGATCCTCTTCCTGGTGATCGAGGTGTGGCGGCAAGACCACCAGGACGCGCCCTCGCCCGAGTGCCTGGGCTCGGATGAGGACGAGCTGCCCGACCTGGAGGGCGCCCCGCTCCGGGGCCTCACCCTGCCCAACAGGGCCGCGCTCGACCACTTCTACGAGCGCTGCATCCGGGGAGCCACAGCTGACGCCGCCCGCACCCGGGAGTTTGTGGAAGGCTTCGTGGATGACTTGCTGGAAGCCCTGAGGAGCCTGTGCAGCCGGGACTCCGACATGGAGGTGGAGGACTTCATCGGCGTGGACAGCATGTACGAGAACTGGCAGGTGAACAAGCCTCTGCTGTGCGACCTCTTCGTACCCTTCATGCCCCCGGAGCCCTACCACTTCCACCCAGAGCTCTGGTGCTCTAGCCGCTCTGTGCCTTTGGATCGCCAGGGCTATGGCCAGATCAAGGTGGTCCGGGCCGACGAGGACACGCTGGGCTGTATCTGCGGCAAGACCAAGCTTGGAGAAGACATGCTCTGTCTCCTCCACGGCAGGAACAACGTGGTGCGCCACGGCAGCAAGGCAGCAGACCCGCTGTGCGCCCCCAACTCCCCGTACCTGGACACCATGCGCGTCATGAAGTGGTTCCAGACCGCCCTTACCAGAGCCTGGCACCGCATCGAGCACAAGTATGAGTTCGACCTGGCCTTTGGCCAGCTGGACACCCCGGGGTCCCTCAAGATCAGGTTCCGCTCGGGGAAGTTCATGCCCTTCAATCTGATTCCCGTGATCCAGTGTGACGACTCCGATCTGTACTTCGTCTCCCACCTTGCCCGGGAGCCTGGCGGGGGTACCCGGGCATCCAGCACCGATTGGCTTCTGTCCTTCGCTGTCTATGAGCGCCACTTCCTCAGGGTAACCTCGAAGGCGCTGCCCGAGGGCGCCTGCCACCTCAGCTGCTTGCAGATTGCCTCCTTCCTGCTCTCCAAGCAGAACCGCCTGACCGGCCCCAGCGGGTTGGGCAACTACCACCTGAAGACCGCCCTTCTGCACCTCTTGCTCGCCCGGCGGCCTGCCGAATGGAAAGCCGAGCAGCTCGACGCTCGTCTCCACGAATTGCTCTGCTTCCTGGAGAAGAGCCTGCTGGAGAAGAAGCTCCAGCACTTTTTCATCGGCAACCGCAAGGTGCCAGAGGCGATGGGGCTCCCTGAGGCCGTGCGCAGGGCGGAGCCTCTCAACCTCTTCCGGCCCTTCGTCCTACAGCGAAGTCTCTACCGGAAGACAGTGGACTCCTTCTATGAGATGCTCAAGAACGCCCCAGCGCTCATTAGCGAGTACTCCCTCCATATTCCCTCAGACCATGCCAGCCTGCCCCCGAAAACTGTCATCTTGTAG
- the ITPRIP gene encoding inositol 1,4,5-trisphosphate receptor-interacting protein isoform X2, with protein sequence MALGLFRVCLVVVTAIINHPLLFPRENATVPENEEEIIRQMQAHQEKLQLEQLRLEEEMARLAADKEAEKEALEQVAEEGQQQNESRTAWDLWSTLCMILFLVIEVWRQDHQDAPSPECLGSDEDELPDLEGAPLRGLTLPNRAALDHFYERCIRGATADAARTREFVEGFVDDLLEALRSLCSRDSDMEVEDFIGVDSMYENWQVNKPLLCDLFVPFMPPEPYHFHPELWCSSRSVPLDRQGYGQIKVVRADEDTLGCICGKTKLGEDMLCLLHGRNNVVRHGSKAADPLCAPNSPYLDTMRVMKWFQTALTRAWHRIEHKYEFDLAFGQLDTPGSLKIRFRSGKFMPFNLIPVIQCDDSDLYFVSHLAREPGGGTRASSTDWLLSFAVYERHFLRVTSKALPEGACHLSCLQIASFLLSKQNRLTGPSGLGNYHLKTALLHLLLARRPAEWKAEQLDARLHELLCFLEKSLLEKKLQHFFIGNRKVPEAMGLPEAVRRAEPLNLFRPFVLQRSLYRKTVDSFYEMLKNAPALISEYSLHIPSDHASLPPKTVIL encoded by the coding sequence ATGGCCCTGGGGCTTTTCCGGGTGTGCCTAGTTGTGGTGACGGCCATCATCAACCACCCGCTGCTGTTCCCACGAGAGAACGCCACGGTCCCCGAGAACGAGGAGGAGATCATCCGTCAGATGCAGGCGCACCAGGAGAAGCTGCAGCTGGAGCAGCTGCgcctagaggaggagatggcgCGGCTGGCGGCCGACAAGGAGGCCGAGAAGGAGGCATTGGAGCAGGTGGCAGAGGAGGGCCAGCAGCAGAATGAGAGCCGCACCGCCTGGGACCTGTGGAGCACTCTCTGCATGATCCTCTTCCTGGTGATCGAGGTGTGGCGGCAAGACCACCAGGACGCGCCCTCGCCCGAGTGCCTGGGCTCGGATGAGGACGAGCTGCCCGACCTGGAGGGCGCCCCGCTCCGGGGCCTCACCCTGCCCAACAGGGCCGCGCTCGACCACTTCTACGAGCGCTGCATCCGGGGAGCCACAGCTGACGCCGCCCGCACCCGGGAGTTTGTGGAAGGCTTCGTGGATGACTTGCTGGAAGCCCTGAGGAGCCTGTGCAGCCGGGACTCCGACATGGAGGTGGAGGACTTCATCGGCGTGGACAGCATGTACGAGAACTGGCAGGTGAACAAGCCTCTGCTGTGCGACCTCTTCGTACCCTTCATGCCCCCGGAGCCCTACCACTTCCACCCAGAGCTCTGGTGCTCTAGCCGCTCTGTGCCTTTGGATCGCCAGGGCTATGGCCAGATCAAGGTGGTCCGGGCCGACGAGGACACGCTGGGCTGTATCTGCGGCAAGACCAAGCTTGGAGAAGACATGCTCTGTCTCCTCCACGGCAGGAACAACGTGGTGCGCCACGGCAGCAAGGCAGCAGACCCGCTGTGCGCCCCCAACTCCCCGTACCTGGACACCATGCGCGTCATGAAGTGGTTCCAGACCGCCCTTACCAGAGCCTGGCACCGCATCGAGCACAAGTATGAGTTCGACCTGGCCTTTGGCCAGCTGGACACCCCGGGGTCCCTCAAGATCAGGTTCCGCTCGGGGAAGTTCATGCCCTTCAATCTGATTCCCGTGATCCAGTGTGACGACTCCGATCTGTACTTCGTCTCCCACCTTGCCCGGGAGCCTGGCGGGGGTACCCGGGCATCCAGCACCGATTGGCTTCTGTCCTTCGCTGTCTATGAGCGCCACTTCCTCAGGGTAACCTCGAAGGCGCTGCCCGAGGGCGCCTGCCACCTCAGCTGCTTGCAGATTGCCTCCTTCCTGCTCTCCAAGCAGAACCGCCTGACCGGCCCCAGCGGGTTGGGCAACTACCACCTGAAGACCGCCCTTCTGCACCTCTTGCTCGCCCGGCGGCCTGCCGAATGGAAAGCCGAGCAGCTCGACGCTCGTCTCCACGAATTGCTCTGCTTCCTGGAGAAGAGCCTGCTGGAGAAGAAGCTCCAGCACTTTTTCATCGGCAACCGCAAGGTGCCAGAGGCGATGGGGCTCCCTGAGGCCGTGCGCAGGGCGGAGCCTCTCAACCTCTTCCGGCCCTTCGTCCTACAGCGAAGTCTCTACCGGAAGACAGTGGACTCCTTCTATGAGATGCTCAAGAACGCCCCAGCGCTCATTAGCGAGTACTCCCTCCATATTCCCTCAGACCATGCCAGCCTGCCCCCGAAAACTGTCATCTTGTAG